The nucleotide sequence CAAACACGGCTAGCGCGATGCGTGTGAAGCGGTTCATCGCAGGTAACATGATGAACTCATGGGAAGTAGATGTTTTGTTTTAGGTTAGAGTTATGGTTGTAGTTGTGGGAAAGGAGTGGAACACCCGGATATTTCTATCACGGGCTGGGCTTaaagaagcaagcaaaaAGCGGCAAAAAGACAAGATGGAAGATACAATGGAagggaaagagaaaagaaagtatattgAAACGTCTTTTGAACTTGGGAATAAAAAGATGCGACCCCCCATCCCCATACCACACTATCCTAGTCCTTCTACTAAGTCGgtactgtatgtacctaCCTCTAGGCTCTAACTTAGCGTCTCCCGTCCCTCATCCACATTCACCCACCTCCATCTCCTGGCTTGGCTGGCTAGGTAGCTGGTTCCTCCACTCGGGCGATTCGATGATGGATGAGTTCAAAGTGCGCCACGACCACGCGCCTGCACCGCACCCATGACCCGTCCACAGATTGTCTCGGCAGGGATAGAGAGtttctgatgttgatgataatCGCTGTAGCCCCTATCTCCGTGGCATATGTACATAATCAAGCAGACTCTGTCTGCAGCCAGTTCGCAGTGCCAGGGTCCCTCGGCCGGGATGTGGGTCCCTGACGTCGACAGCCGGCCTCATCAGCGGCTTCGTATCCCAGCAAGATTCGCACAGCGGGGTTATCCGCTTATGCAGGATAGGGAGATAGGAGAAGAATGCAAATATTGACTCTTACGCGGCTCAAGGGCAAAAGAGTGGGAAAGGTCTTACTGGGATCCTTATCGCCTTAGTTGAATGTAGCCAAGTTGGCCAAGAACGGACGCAAGCCCCCTTTTCCTCACTTCCCACTGACAATTGTACCCGTCTAGCCCGTGCAGCAGAAGTTACAGTGATACaccctttttttcttattccCATCCCTCCCTATCTACCTATCCCTATCCCTATCCACTTGACTTGGCATCTCCACGGTGGCCTTTGGTTGATTGACTGGATCGATTTTTATCTGGAGCCCTTCGCTTTTTCTCGTCTTGTCCTATCCTGTCCCGCATATCGTATCGTatcgtgtcgtgtcgtgtcgcTTCGTGTTCTTTTCGAGATTCGTCATTCTCTGCTACGCATTGAATCACTATTGAACGACATTTCGGCCGTTCGTCCACTCTTTTTTTAGAAGCCGTTTTAATCGCTTGCGACCCGACCGACCGACTCGACGCCGCCAGCCATGGCTgaccagaacaagaagaacgatGACTTCGTGGCCAAGATGCCCGAGTCTGCCAACGAGAACAATATTGGCGATGGTGACAAGGAGAATGACTCCCTTGTTGGCCGTGGTCCTGGCACTGATGCCCTCCCCGCGCAGCCTTCAGGCTTCATGAACAAGATCGAGAACAGCGGGCCATTCTCTATTCTTGCTTACTGTCTGTCTTCTATCTCCATGACCGTCGTTAACAAGTATGTTGTGTCTGGTACATCATGGAACCTTACTTTCTTCTACCTCGCTGTTCAGGTATGTTTCTCGCTATCCCCGAGTTCAAGGGATGACAATTAACTCGGTGTCTCTGTAGTCCATTGTCTGCATTGTTGCCATCACAGCATGCAAGCAATTCGGCATGATCAAGTCCCTCGCTCCCCTTGAGATGGACCGCATCAAGAAGTGTATGTTATAATTGCTTTTCATGAATGAGGGGCAATAGCTAATGCGATCTCAACAGGGTACCCAATTTCGCTCGTCCTCGTCGGTATGATCTACACAAGCACCAAGGCTCTGCAGTACCTCTCCGTGCCTGTCtacaccatcttcaagaacttgaccatcatcgccattgcTTATGGTGAGGTCCTCTGGTTTGGTGGCTCCGTCACCCCCATCGCCCTCTCTTCTTTTGGTCTCATGGTTCTGAGCTCTGTGGTTGCTGCCTGGGCTGACATCAAGAGCGCTATCTCTGGTGACTACAGCGCTACCActggcgatgctgatgctcTTGCGACTCTGAATGCCGGTTACTTTTGGATGGCCATGAACGTCTTCTGCTCTGCTTCTTATGTTCTGGGCATGCGCAAGGTTATTCACAAGATGAACTTCAAGGATTGGGACAGTACGTTCATCCTCTGGGCGCATCCTCCGGGTTGCGCTCAACACTACATGAAAGAACAACTGCTAATAAGTCGACAGCCATGTATTACAACAACCTTCTCACCATTCCGGTCcttgtcttcttctctctcgtcACTGAGGATTGGTCCAGCGCCAACTTCGCCAAGAATTTCCCCGAGGACTCGCGCAACCGTATCTTCATTGGCATCATCTACTCTGGTCTGGCCGCT is from Fusarium musae strain F31 chromosome 4, whole genome shotgun sequence and encodes:
- the VRG4_2 gene encoding GDP-mannose transporter into the lumen of the Golgi (EggNog:ENOG41), which produces MADQNKKNDDFVAKMPESANENNIGDGDKENDSLVGRGPGTDALPAQPSGFMNKIENSGPFSILAYCLSSISMTVVNKYVVSGTSWNLTFFYLAVQSIVCIVAITACKQFGMIKSLAPLEMDRIKKWYPISLVLVGMIYTSTKALQYLSVPVYTIFKNLTIIAIAYGEVLWFGGSVTPIALSSFGLMVLSSVVAAWADIKSAISGDYSATTGDADALATLNAGYFWMAMNVFCSASYVLGMRKVIHKMNFKDWDTMYYNNLLTIPVLVFFSLVTEDWSSANFAKNFPEDSRNRIFIGIIYSGLAAIFISYCSAWCIRVTSSTTYSMVGALNKLPIAVSGLIFFAAPVTVGSVSAIFIGFVSGIVYAWAKVKENEAKKNALPTAESREPSK